Part of the Impatiens glandulifera chromosome 8, dImpGla2.1, whole genome shotgun sequence genome is shown below.
AATCTACAATTCTCAACACGTACTAATGGTTCCcgtaataatcaaattaataccAATAATACTCCAAAGAAGACTCGAAATATCAGCAACACCCTTACAATGTAAAAAAAACGAAGGGTCGTCTCCACCTCCTTAAGACACATACGACATCGACTAATTAAGATAAAACCCTTTCGCatacatatattattagttaGAATATCACCGTGGATCAGACCCCATCCATCTGGAAAAAGAGATCTTAGTGAAATTATGGGAACAACTCAATTAGAACGAATCTAtcacataaataataacaatatccCATGTTAAACTTTTCTATAAGAATGTCCCACTTTAACcatagaaataatataatataatatattatttgtaattctTTCTGTttcaatataaatcatttaaaacatattagataataaagaagtctaaaaagtaataaaaaactTGATTAGTAGAAACCATGAAAAAAGCTGATATTTCGATCCATAAGCTTCCATGATCCATCCTTAAGTTGAACCATACCCTTGTTTCTATCACACTTCCAATAACCCGGAACCCTATATTCCTCCTTCAACGCGTTCATATGTTTGTTAACCAACGCTATGTCGCGTTTAACAACTAACTCGAATCCTCCTTTAACTCCTTGTGTTCCAGCAACTCCATGTAAATATGCCTCCAAGTTATGCCAAGTCAATAGGTTTCCGGGTGCTTTTAGGTATTTTGATTTGCTCGTTTTTATTGTGAGTTCTTTTCCTACGTCATGGTAACCCGTTAATGGATAATGAGGGACCACATCTAAGGAATTGCGTATCCTTAGGACCCGAAGGTGAGTTAGGCTATGACATAGTTCTTTAAACGACGAATCACCAACTCTTGGACTCGCGAATGTGATGGCCGTCACTAGGCAAGCCTTGGTCGAGTTGGAATTTGGTTTGTTTAGTTCGTTGGAGACAATGTCGGCTGCGTTTAGGGTTGCTAATGCTGCTCCCAAGCTATGACCAACTATTGTTATACTTGTCTCTTCATGCTTGAATTCTTCCATTAGCCTCTTGACTTCATCGATAACCTAAACACATACATGATTTAAAGTGGCGGATTCAATATCTTtcttaacatttaaaattaggGTT
Proteins encoded:
- the LOC124911733 gene encoding phospholipase A1-II 1-like, producing the protein MITCLEGDKNNIAQRWKVLSGEDNWTSLLDPLDIDLRRYIIHYGEMAQATYDTFNSQKVSEHVGHSLYASNDLFRMVGLEKGNPFKYKVTKYLYATSSGKMRDKFFFQTTSRKESHKETNWIGFVAVATNKGKLALGRRDIVIAWRGTVEETEWVKDLEFKLVPASIVRGEQFSPRVHHGWYSMYTSVNSLSSYSCTSARNQVIDEVKRLMEEFKHEETSITIVGHSLGAALATLNAADIVSNELNKPNSNSTKACLVTAITFASPRVGDSSFKELCHSLTHLRVLRIRNSLDVVPHYPLTGYHDVGKELTIKTSKSKYLKAPGNLLTWHNLEAYLHGVAGTQGVKGGFELVVKRDIALVNKHMNALKEEYRVPGYWKCDRNKGMVQLKDGSWKLMDRNISFFHGFY